In the genome of Arachis stenosperma cultivar V10309 chromosome 6, arast.V10309.gnm1.PFL2, whole genome shotgun sequence, the window GAAAGGTTGTCAACTGACATTCTGGAATTCTCAAGGTTAACACATGCAGCAGAGAAATCAACTGACCATTCCCTAACTCTGCAATTCCTTGAATCAATTTCAGAAATACAATCCTGCCTTCCCAAAACTCCACCAGACCACTTTCTTCTACTATCACATTCATCATTTTGTGAACAATGCTCCTTTCTAGCAAATTTGTGGAAGGAAGGTATCTTTGGAAGCTGTAGTAGTGTACTGCATCTGGCTTCTGCAGAAGCATATGCCTGCAAAGAACAAAAACCATGAAATCTTTAAAGCAACATGACAAAAATAGGGAAAGGAAGCATAGGTCTGTTGACAATAAAAAGAACTACGTTTTGCCCTACTAAATGAGATCAATTAGTAGATCAAACAACACCATATGTCCTATCATAAGTCATATTACACTATTACAGTCAATTCCTTATaatctaaattattttcaatGGTTTCATCTATAATTTTGATCTGTAACTACTCTTATACCCTCCACCTAACTACCCTCCATATTGGGACTTCCAGAGGCCTTTTCCAGATATAAACAACCCATCTAAGGTGAGATTCTGCCTGCATAAGCCTATTTTCTCCAACTATTAGTTCCCAATGATAGGTTTGTCAAGTGGCAACGTCATTGctattctttattattttacCTGTaactatttataaaatattgaCTATAAATTGTAAAAACAGATGCTACAACTAAAGAGCTTGCTAAAAGTATATGCAACCCCTATTTTTTATAAAGCTCAAGCCACAAAACAGCTGGTTTTGGGTTCACTCAAACCAGGCAAAATTTGATCACAGTTAGGCTTGTTTCCAGCAGATTTATGCACCTAACATCCTTCATACTAACAAACCTAATCCAATAAGGACATAAGTGTTAGCCATGTTCCCAACCAGGACAAGCAGACACTCGAGTAAAGTTTGTAAGTTGTAACAAGCAAGCACCACACCAACAGATTAATGGAATTAAAACTAAGCACGAAGAGAAACAAACCTGAGCAGCAGCATGTGCTTTAGCACGGGCCTCTTCCGCAGCAGCAATGGCAGCCCGTTCTTCTTCAGTCAAGGCATAATAGTTATCCTCCTCTGCAGCAGCTTTGTCTATTGAACCTTGGGACCTGGAAGAACTGACATCATGCCTTGAGTCATTTGCTGCTTGTTGTTTTCCTTGTTTGCTGTGCAATTTCCTCACTTGTGAATTGCTTCCAGCAGATGCAGGATTCAGCAAACCTCCTTTATTTTCAAGCATGCCATGCTGTGTACTCAAAGGAGGCTTTCCTGAGGCAGAGTCTTTCAAAGGTTTTCTCTTTGATAAATCTACAGCAGCTGCTTGTCTTGACAACTTCAACCCCCCATTAGAAGCTTTTTCCTTGCGGAAAACTTCAAGCCATACATTGACCAACTGGCTTGCTATAGCACGAATATCACGGCTAGTATGTACACAAACTTTTTCCTTCACAGTTTTTCCTATTCCTGCACCAACAATAGGAAActtaaaacaaaaatacaaGGCAAATTAAAGATACCATATTCCACATGACAGACAGAATAATCTCCTGGAGCATACGGagattggaaaaaaaaatataaagaaattaTTCATATTTCATTAGATTGATCATGAGTAGGGAGTTGGTAATCATAAGAAAAGGCACAAACTGGGTTTGACatttatagtttaaaaaaaatggaacaGGAAATCGTTCTAATCTTACGCAAACTGATCCCATTAAGATAACCATGTATTTCTACCTCAAATATTAGATATAACAGATAGATGAGATCCAGTAATAAAACCTATTTTCATAAATTCATAAGGGGAAAAAAGCACCTGACACGCGTACAGCAAGCAGATCAGTGGAAACACGTACAAGAAGACGCACACAATGTCGCAAGAGTTGGGTTCCATCCTTCCCCATGGAGTCCTATATTGAGATATATGGAATATGAAGCACATAATCTAAAATCCTATAACCAAAAgataaatttatcttttttatgttttttaccAGAAATGGCTGCATGCTCAGAGTACTATTTGTCAAAtaagatacaaaataacttGACAATAATGAATCTAGTACAATCATACCAGTATCCATGAGTTGAGAACGGTTAGCCCCGCTCTACTCCCAGCAAAGGATTTCCACTTTCCAAGAGGAAGACTTAGCAATTGCTTTGCCACATGCAGGCGCCCGGCACTGGTTTTTGCAGTGAAAAACATTTCTCTTAATAAAGCTTCCCGGGTCACAGATTGAGCACCATCTAAAGAGTTCTTGTACAATAAACTAGAAAGCTCAACTGCATTAAGTTTCTTTGTTATCTCCCTAACTTCATCCCTTTCAGTATCTAGCTGTCTCTGTGCAGCTTCCATTGCCTCCACCTCTGCAGTATAATCATTACCAGAGCTCAATATGTCAATTATGCGAACTGCCTCCCGAAGTCCACTCATCATAGCACCACCAACAGTATCAGGGTGTTCTTTGCATGTTGCTTCACCAGAAAAAAACAAACAGTTATCAACTGGCCTCCCTAATAGATCATAGTCTTCTCCTGATGCTCCAATGGCAACATAAGAGTAAGCACCATAGCTAAAAGGATCTCTACCCCAATCTGTTACAACATGGGCAACAGGATCTGGAACTGAAGTTTCCCCAAAAAGTTTACGAAGAACCTTCAATGCATGTTCAACATGATCAGAAGAGCTCAAATTTTGACCATCTATGGCTGCCTTACCAACAACTAATGCTATAAGGACAGGAGCGCCAACTGTCTTCCTGACATTCCAGAACATAAAGCAGTGACCTCTTTTACCTCTCTCCTCAGCTGTTGCTCCAAAGTAATCCACAGCATCATCCCAAAATACACTTGGaaattccaaaaccactttatTGAGAACTCCATAACCAAGACGCTGAACAGCAGAATATTTCCACTCAGGCAAAGGGGGAGAAAATTGTATGGTTTCTGCCTTCAAACAGCCTAGTGGAACAGTGACGAGAACAGCATCCCCAAAGAACTCACTGCCATCTGATGTGGAAACTTTGACTTTACTGCAGCGACCAGGTTCCTCGATATCGTAGGACACATTTGTTACAACATGGTTCAATTGAATAGGAAGCCCTTCTGCAAGAGACTCAACAACAGCACTGTAACCGCCTTTAATCATACAATGAGCTCCTCCAAATCCTCCATACACGTCATCTTGATTCCAGTTGGGAAGAGAAACTTCTGTAAGTGAAGCTGCACATCCATACTCCAAATGAGCATAGTGCCAATCCATGACCCTTCTCTCCAGAGGACTTAAAATGTCCTGCTCGAATTTTTTTTCCACTGTACTGACCTTTTTGGAATCCAACGGACTATCTCCAGAATTGACTTGTTCAATCTCTTCACCACTTCCAGCATGTGCCAAGCGGCGAATCTTAAGGGCATACTCTAAACCATCTTCAAGAGACATTCTCATTGCTTGTTCACCTTTCTGAGCAACAAGCAATTCCATACCATCAAGAAGACTATTGTATTCAGCTTCCAGTGCCTCATCCATATCTGCCGGGACCTTTTGTCCTGTCATTATGTCATAGAGAGGACAGTCACTGTTCAGTACCGTCAACTCAAGGCCCAACTGTGAGCAAACCAGTGAGGAAGGATCTGGTCTTCTCTCAGTGGCCACATCAGCCTCAACACCAGTGATAATGCTAGCACCAAGATCCACAGGGACAGAAAGGGATGAGCGATCTGTAAATACTCGACCTCCTATCCTATTCCTTGCCTCGAGTACAGTCACAGTCAACCCCTGACGTTGCAAGTGACGAGCAGCAGTTAGCCCAGAAGGACCAGCTCCAATGACAATAACTCTCTTTCTAGCCTCAGAATCAGACAACATTTGATCACCTATGCGATCAGCCGAGACGGTTTTAACACAGATAGATTCATTGCTCTGTTCTGTAGCTACAGCAGAAGCCAGTCTGCAATCAGGAAATTTGGAGGAAGGAACAACATTGTTTATATTGACATGTCTAGTTCCACTAAGTCCTTCCTGAATCTCATCATTATCTTGGGAATCAAAATTTTCTCCTTTAGGTTGTTTTGGgtttaataaatttattgttGCTGCATTCCTGCCTTCTGTAGCTTCAGCTGGTATGTCTTCATCCTCCCCTTTAAGGCCATGGTTATTCTCCATGGACACATCTGACATTTTAGTCTGACCAACAATAAATGATACTCCCTCTTCAGAGTCAGCAATTGAAGCAGTGGAGCTTTCCTCAAAACCTTTTTCTTTCACAAGTTTATAAGAATGCATTGCACTACTTCCAACATCCTTATGAGAAGCAATACCAATGTTTATATAACCCTGGAAAAAGGATTTCGTCATTTCCCACCATTAAATAAGCACAAACAGTTTCTGGATTAGGTTGTTTTGTGTTTGTAGCAATTTAGAATCCAAATCTAGGCAGATTTTTTCCTTTAAAAGAAAGTGAGTTTTCTccaccaaaaagaaaaaataattgaaaaatgcACTGAAAATGATTAAATTATCAAATACAAAATATGGATCCAAATATTCGTAGGGTAAGGGAGCCAAGGAAATGAAAATTGATAGCTGCATAACACGTTGACAAACTTACACATTGGTCGAGAAATGTGTAGACATCCCTAGTAAGAGATGAACGAGGACTTTTATTCTCAGATTGAGCATCACTAACTCCACATTCAGCAAGAGGCAAAACACGCGTAACATCTCTACTCCAAAGACTTAAGATCTGATTTCTGCAATGCATTAAATTCAGAGATTACTATAGCAAGCTTCACTAGCAAATACAGGACGAAGGCCATTGCCCATCACAATACAACACCAATGTCTCGTTTGGGGTCAAGCATGGAATTAGAGCTTGGAATTGGAATTGAGATTAAATTCCACACTACGATTCCAATTCTGATGTCCAAAGGGACCATAACCCACAAAATTAAGAATGTGCAATGACCAAAGACAAAGGGGAAAAAGAACCAATAAAACAGGCATCTAATAAAATGAATGTGGTAATTTATCCGTCTATATGTTTTTGTCTTTTTCAAATGACAACTAAAAGCTAGTTCATTCGCTCAATCAGACAAGTTAATATGCAACAGGAGATATATGgcaataaataaatattctcATTTTTGTGTTTGTGAAACTAAAGCAGATAACACATTCAGTTATGAATCACAAAAGATCTCCAGCAATTCTCTgtaagaataaaaattttaaaataaaatttaaaacctGGAAACATTAGAGAGTTTTGTAACCAATAAGcactaaaaaaaagtaaaataaaatattaaatcaaTTGCAAGCAAATGCAAAGATCAAAGCTTATCTACCTGCAAGCCAAATATTCTTTGAGACCACCTTTGCGCTTCAACATCTCCTTAAACTTTATTTTCTCCATTGGACCAGCCGCATGGGCTCTCAGCCCAGCTGATACAGCAACTACTGCAACACTATCAGAATCTTCAGCAGCATGGTTTTCATTAAGAGCTTGATCATTTGTTAAATTCTCCCAATCAGCATCACCCTCATAAGTCATATCTCCATGCTTATGCATTTTAGCCTTTCGCACAGCACGAATTTTACTGTCTTTGTAGGCAAAATCAGAGAGAGAATCATTATATTCTGCATTATTCTCATTTTCATCTGGTGCAGATGGAAGGGAGGATCCATCAGATTGAACCGGATCTAACATGGAGTTGCATTTCAGAATTGAAGCACTATACACTTCTAAAGGTTTCTTCGAGTGATTTGACAGGACATCTAATTCAGATTCATTGGCTTCCACAGACATCTTAGGAGATAAGCTACCAGAGGCAGTTACATCATTTTTTTCAAGTGAAATACCTAGAACTAAATCTTTAACATCAGGCTTTGTATTTAAACCATTATAGTCACAACAATCTTTATCCGAAACGACCTCGGTTTCAGATTTTACACCTTCATCTACCTCCACCTGGCATCCAGAGAAAACTTTTCCAGTAACCATATAATTATTCTCATTCGATATATTTCCGGTTGATTTAACCAAGGGCTCAGTGTCACAAGGAGGTAAGAAATTTTCTTTCTTCATAGACGTGCGGCCATGTTCTGAACCAAAATTACAAACTGGAGCTAGTTCATCAGTCAGTTTATTCTTCACCTCACCCTCAGTACCAGATACCCCTTCCACTACTTTTGAGAGAGAGCCATTATCAATCATTTCAACGTCATGTGACATGGAAGAACACTGCTTTAAAGCATCATTGAGGATTCTTTCTTGGTCAGAAGCACAACGAAAATTTTCAGATTGAATAGAAGACAACTGTTGTCTATCTTCATTGCAGACATCTAATATGTTAGAATGACAAATACCTTCAGTGACTTCCACCAGAAAACAGCCATCCCCATGCTTTTTATTATCCCCATTGTgactctctttcttcttccttgaacCTGAAGAGCCTCGGAATTTCCTAACAGAACTAGATTGTGCCTTTCGGAAAATCGCTGATAATGAATCTTCCATATTCTCATCAGAAGAATGCTGCAAGCGGTCACCAACGGATAAATTCACCCCTTTCTCATCCTTGGAGGCTCTCACAGATCCGCGAGCTACCACATCATCGTCAGACGCAACATGACCCTCAATTCCGTCAACAGAAAGATCAAGAGACCTGTCAGAAGACTCCACTGTTGCATTCAACACGGAACTAGTTGCTCTGGTGGCTCCAGATCCCTTCAACCTCTTCCTAAAACTCGCCAAGGTATCATCCATACCTCCCACCAAATCATCCTTTGCATCAACCAACTTTCTTGTCACAGCATCGACATTCTTGGCCCCATCGCCACAAGACCCCTCAGAAGCCGCAGAACCAACCTTCTTCTTAGACCCACGTGACTTCCTCAGCTTAAACATAGAGCCAATCGGCTCATCATCATCCGAATCAAATCCAATTTCCACAGGCTTAGGTCTCTTCTTCTTTCCCCCAGCCCTAACATCCCCCCCATCCATTCTTTTCCCCTGTATAGCTCTAGGTTTCAAAACTTAACTCCTCGAATCATTacaaaattcaacaaaaaaaaaatcttaattcACTCATACCACAACAGCAATACAAACATACAATAGCTATAAATCTCAAACCTAATCCAACCAATCAAACCTCTGTCTCCCAAATGTTGCAGCCCTAGGTTTAACTTCCCCCCCAACTTCACTCCTCAAACCAGCACCACCTCCTGCTTCTATCTGTCACCGTtacaaaaaggagaaaaagcAAATCTGAATTTCCTATTccaaaaatcctaatcctaattatccacATTCACCAAACAAGAAAGAAAACCGAGAATAACCAGAAATTCCGAAACCTAATCCAACCGAATCAagcagaaaacaaaaagcaccAAGTCCTGATTCTGAAGCTTGCGCGAATCAGTTACCCTAGCAGCAAAGTAATAATAGGTATTATACTCAGAaccacatgaaaaacaacaataataaacaccaaaagaaagggaaaaataaaataaaataaaacctaACCGCAGTTAGAGAAGATGCGTTGTGAAAGCAATAGAGAAAGGATTTGAAATAGAATGGAATGGAATGGAACCTGTGCTATGAGCTTTCTTCTTCGATGGTGTGGTGTGTGTGAGAATTGGTCGTGGACACTGAAGTGCGCAACGCAACGCAACGCAACGAAACGAAACAGAGTAACGGCTTCGGTACGGGGAAACGACTTTCTTCGAGGCTGTATTAATGACCTGCGCCGTGACCGTCACGTTCACTTTCTCACCATGGAGTGTGTTTTTGTGCGACAGACGGGGATTAAATCAAAAGAAATTATTGGGAGTAAATGTTGAATTTCATCGTTTGTATTGGGTGCATAAGTGAACTTGGTTCCTAGGTTTATGAAAATTCAAATTGTTTCTTTTAGCCACTCAAGACTGTGTTTGATTCTGAGCACAACAAAAAATAAGATATCCAGAACATGATATaaagaatataaatataaaaattaatatttttatattttatttaataataaatgaaatataagataaaataagtaataaaaattttaatttatttttatattttttacataaaatttataaaaaaatttatataataaaaaatataattataaaaaattaataatgataataaaagaacagaataaattatgtctttgtctaatgttttatattttttaatagaaatgatacaaaatatactaaattaatatttttgtttacatTTTATTTGTCAAAATacaattttgtatttttatatttatattttagtgttttatacttataaacaaacaaaatttaatcaTCTTTAGCAAAAAAggtgtaatttatttttttaagctcaatattttaaaaatataattttatgtttcgCGATGTCTTATATTTATAAACACACGCAACCTAACAAAGAAAtgtgtaatttatttttttaaactcaTATTCTAAACTTTTTAGATAAAGTTatt includes:
- the LOC130932769 gene encoding lysine-specific histone demethylase 1 homolog 3 translates to MDGGDVRAGGKKKRPKPVEIGFDSDDDEPIGSMFKLRKSRGSKKKVGSAASEGSCGDGAKNVDAVTRKLVDAKDDLVGGMDDTLASFRKRLKGSGATRATSSVLNATVESSDRSLDLSVDGIEGHVASDDDVVARGSVRASKDEKGVNLSVGDRLQHSSDENMEDSLSAIFRKAQSSSVRKFRGSSGSRKKKESHNGDNKKHGDGCFLVEVTEGICHSNILDVCNEDRQQLSSIQSENFRCASDQERILNDALKQCSSMSHDVEMIDNGSLSKVVEGVSGTEGEVKNKLTDELAPVCNFGSEHGRTSMKKENFLPPCDTEPLVKSTGNISNENNYMVTGKVFSGCQVEVDEGVKSETEVVSDKDCCDYNGLNTKPDVKDLVLGISLEKNDVTASGSLSPKMSVEANESELDVLSNHSKKPLEVYSASILKCNSMLDPVQSDGSSLPSAPDENENNAEYNDSLSDFAYKDSKIRAVRKAKMHKHGDMTYEGDADWENLTNDQALNENHAAEDSDSVAVVAVSAGLRAHAAGPMEKIKFKEMLKRKGGLKEYLACRNQILSLWSRDVTRVLPLAECGVSDAQSENKSPRSSLTRDVYTFLDQCGYINIGIASHKDVGSSAMHSYKLVKEKGFEESSTASIADSEEGVSFIVGQTKMSDVSMENNHGLKGEDEDIPAEATEGRNAATINLLNPKQPKGENFDSQDNDEIQEGLSGTRHVNINNVVPSSKFPDCRLASAVATEQSNESICVKTVSADRIGDQMLSDSEARKRVIVIGAGPSGLTAARHLQRQGLTVTVLEARNRIGGRVFTDRSSLSVPVDLGASIITGVEADVATERRPDPSSLVCSQLGLELTVLNSDCPLYDIMTGQKVPADMDEALEAEYNSLLDGMELLVAQKGEQAMRMSLEDGLEYALKIRRLAHAGSGEEIEQVNSGDSPLDSKKVSTVEKKFEQDILSPLERRVMDWHYAHLEYGCAASLTEVSLPNWNQDDVYGGFGGAHCMIKGGYSAVVESLAEGLPIQLNHVVTNVSYDIEEPGRCSKVKVSTSDGSEFFGDAVLVTVPLGCLKAETIQFSPPLPEWKYSAVQRLGYGVLNKVVLEFPSVFWDDAVDYFGATAEERGKRGHCFMFWNVRKTVGAPVLIALVVGKAAIDGQNLSSSDHVEHALKVLRKLFGETSVPDPVAHVVTDWGRDPFSYGAYSYVAIGASGEDYDLLGRPVDNCLFFSGEATCKEHPDTVGGAMMSGLREAVRIIDILSSGNDYTAEVEAMEAAQRQLDTERDEVREITKKLNAVELSSLLYKNSLDGAQSVTREALLREMFFTAKTSAGRLHVAKQLLSLPLGKWKSFAGSRAGLTVLNSWILDSMGKDGTQLLRHCVRLLVRVSTDLLAVRVSGIGKTVKEKVCVHTSRDIRAIASQLVNVWLEVFRKEKASNGGLKLSRQAAAVDLSKRKPLKDSASGKPPLSTQHGMLENKGGLLNPASAGSNSQVRKLHSKQGKQQAANDSRHDVSSSRSQGSIDKAAAEEDNYYALTEEERAAIAAAEEARAKAHAAAQAYASAEARCSTLLQLPKIPSFHKFARKEHCSQNDECDSRRKWSGGVLGRQDCISEIDSRNCRVREWSVDFSAACVNLENSRMSVDNLSQRSHSNEIASHLNFREHSGESVAAADSSLYTKAWIDTSAGVGIKDSYAIERWQSQAAAADSCFSHPTIHMGDEEDSNAQSMLSSRKRDGLANESSISQVTVNKEALKGHHRGADHIKQAVVDYVASLLMPLYKARKLDKDGYKAIMKKSATKVMEAATDAEKAMMVHEFLDFKRKNKIRSFVDVLIERHMAAKSNAKS